In Mucilaginibacter auburnensis, the genomic stretch AAGGTTTATCAGTATAAAACATGTTAAGTAGCCTGCTTTTAATAGTATCATTAAGTGCGCTGTCAGTTTTAAATTCTGGGTACTTTAACTTAGCTACAGTACAGTTAGTGTCAGCTTTATCACCGCAATCATTAGCCCGCTGATGGATGGTTTTGTAAGTGTACGCCAATGTGTCGGTATTCACATCCGGTTGGGTTTTATTGGTTTCACCCCATTGGCAGGCATTCAGTCCCAGTAAAATCATTAAACAAAATAATCCGCTTCTTAATCTATACATGTTGCAATTGTTCTTTTGGTAATGATGCATTGAGCCATCCGGCTTCCAGCTTCGCGTTATATTTATTATAAAAATTAATGGCAGGTTCATTCCAGTCAAGTACCTGCCAAACTACGCCGCTGTAACCTTTTTCGTGGGCTTCAGCCAGTGTCCGTTCAAAAAGCAATTTACCTATGCCCTTGCCACGCATGGTCTCCGTAACAATAAAGTCTTCCAGGTACATACGACAACCTTTCCAGGTTGAAAATCGTGTGTAATATAGCGCGAAGCCAACTATCAGGCCGTTAGCCTCTGCAACAAAAGCACGCCAAACCGGTGTTTGGCCAAAGCCCGCTTCTTCAAATTCCTGCAAGGTTACGGTTACTTCTTCAGGCGCTTTCTCATAAACGGCCAATTCATTAACCAATTCAAGCAAGCGCGGGCAATCTTCCTTAACAGCAATTCTTATGTTTATGGTCATTAGTTAATATTCATTAGTCATTGGAGCCTATTTTTAGGTTAAGTTAAATCCGAAATCACATCTCCGAAATCCGAAATCATTTAGTTGTTTTTCCAGTGCTTAATTACACGACTGCCAAAAATAGTACTTCCTAAACGTATCATGTTACTGCCTTGTTCTATGGCAATTTCATAATCTGAAGACATACCCATTGATACGGTATCGAAGTTAGCGTCTTTCCTGAAAAAGCTTAATTTAATACCGTCAAAAAAAGTTTTCAGTTCGTAAAATTCCTCTTTCAATTGCTTTTCGCTTTCGGTATTGGTAGCAATTCCCATTAAGCCACGTATGCGTATATTTTTAAGTTCCGAAAATTCGTCTGAACGTAGCAGTTCAATGGCTTCGTCAAAACCCAGTCCGAATTTAGTTTCTTCATCTGCAATATAAACCTGTAATAAACAGTCAATAATGCGGTTGTTTTTTAGAGCATGTTTATTGATCTCCTGCAACAGCTTTATGCTATCAACAGATTGTATCATGGCTATAAAGGGCGCTATGTATTTTACCTTGTTGCTCTGCAGATGCCCAATAAGGTGCCATTTGATATCATCAGGCAGTTGTTCCTGTTTATCAACCAGTTCCTGCACCATATTTTCGCCGAAAATACGCTGTCCGGCATTGTAGGCTTCCATAATATCAGCAACCGATTTAGTTTTTGATACTGCTACCAATGTAACCTTTTGTGCGTCGGTTTGGCTTTTTAAATTATTAATGTTATCGGCAATGCTCATTTATCGTAATTTTGTTATTTAAAACTGCTAAATTAAGTAATGCGCAAACATCTTACGTTGTTTTTTTCGGCTTTGATCTTTATTGCATCCTGTAAAGACAATAAAGGTGATACCGGTGTGATCGACAAAAATAAAATGGCACTCATTTTAACCGATATCCATTTGGTTGATGGTACCATGATGATGCATGGCGCAAATGACAGCATTTACAAATACGGTACTAACCGTTATAAACAGGTTTTTAAAAAATATGGAATAGATACGGCCTTGTTCAATAAGAGCATAAAATATTACGCCGGTGAGCCTGAGCAAATGGTGCTTATCTATGATCAAATAGGAAAGCTGCTTGCTGCCAAAATTGACTCGACCGGTAAAGTACAGAGTAAGCAAATAAGTGCAGAGGCAAGGCGAAACCAAGCCAAAACCAAAGCAGCGCAAAAGAAAGATTCACTTGAACGCGATTCTGTGAAGAACGCGAAATCGCTTAAATTAAAAATAAACCAAAAGGTTCTATAAGATAATGCTTTACCCGAATAATAGTATTGATAAGCTGGGTTTTACAGAGGTAAAGGAGTTAATAAAAGCGCATTGCCTGAGTATAATGGGTCAGCAAATGGTTGACAAGATACAGGTGATGAGCAATTTTGACCTGATAAAAAAGTTTCTGAATCAGGCAGCTGAATTCAAAAACATACTGCAAAATGATGCTGCATTGCCTATTCATCATTTTTTTGATATTAAATCTTTAGCCAACAAAGCCAAGTTGGAAGGCGCCTTTTTAACAGAGGACGAGTTTTTTCAGGTACTGTCTTCGCTTACCACTGTGTTTGCGGTTATAGCTTACTTTAACCAACGCGAAGGGCAATATCCAAATTTAGAGGCGTTGTTTGAACATTTGCCAATTGAAAAAGCCATTGTTAAAAAAATAGAGCAGGTTATTGATGCCAAGGGTAAAATCAAGCCTAACGCATCACGTGAACTGGCAGATATAACTGCCGGTATTGCAAAAGCAGAGCAAGATGCCCGTCGTAAAATAGATCAGATATTCAAAAGCGCATCCTCAAACGGGTGGACTGCAGATGGCTCATTAACCGTTAGAGATGGCAGGTTGTGTATACCCTTACTGGCTGAAAACAAACGTAAGTTAAAGGGTTTTATTCACGATGAGTCAGCTTCTGGCCAAACCGTTTACATGGAGCCGGAGGAAGTATTTACATTGAATAACCTTATTCGCGATCTGGAGTTTGAACGCCGCCGCGAGATAGTTAAGATACTAACTGCGCTTACAAACGAGTTGAGGCCGTATGTTCCTTTATTATTATCGTACCATAGCCTGTTAACCAAGCTTGATTTTGTACGCGCCAAGGCGCTTTTCGCCATTGACATTGAGGCAGATATGCCGCAGGTAGTTAATGAGCCATCGCTTAAACTAACCAATGCAAGGCATCCTTTGCTGCTGTTGAATTTTAAAAAGGAGGGTAAAACAGTTGTTCCGCTTAATTTGAAGATTGATGAAGGAACCCGTGTAGTAGTGGTGTCTGGTCCCAACGCAGGTGGTAAATCTGTTTGCATGAAAACAGTTGGTTTGCTGCAGATAATGGCGCAATCAGGCTTACTTATACCGGCCGATGAGGCCAGTGAGGTTGGCGTTTTTAAGCAGTTTTTTGTTGATATAGGCGATGACCAATCCATTGAAAGTGACCTGAGTACATACAGTGCCCATCTTTCAAAAATGAAAACATTTGTTGAGCAGGCTAACGGCAGGTCAATGATATTGATTGATGAGTTTGGTACTGGAACAGATCCGCAATTTGGTGGCCCCATTGCCGAAGCGGTATTAGAATCACTCAACATTAAAAAAGTAAGGGGGATGGTAACTACCCACTACTCTAACCTGAAAATATTTGCCGGTAATACCGAGGGTATAGAAAATGCATCCATGTTGTTTAACAACGTTGAAATGCAGCCGCTTTATATTTTAGAAATAGGTAAGCCCGGCAGCTCATACGCGTTTGAAATAGCGCAAAAAATAGGTTTGCCAAAACAGGTGCTTGAGTTGGCCAAAAACAAAATTAGT encodes the following:
- a CDS encoding DUF4296 domain-containing protein: MRKHLTLFFSALIFIASCKDNKGDTGVIDKNKMALILTDIHLVDGTMMMHGANDSIYKYGTNRYKQVFKKYGIDTALFNKSIKYYAGEPEQMVLIYDQIGKLLAAKIDSTGKVQSKQISAEARRNQAKTKAAQKKDSLERDSVKNAKSLKLKINQKVL
- a CDS encoding YggS family pyridoxal phosphate-dependent enzyme — encoded protein: MSIADNINNLKSQTDAQKVTLVAVSKTKSVADIMEAYNAGQRIFGENMVQELVDKQEQLPDDIKWHLIGHLQSNKVKYIAPFIAMIQSVDSIKLLQEINKHALKNNRIIDCLLQVYIADEETKFGLGFDEAIELLRSDEFSELKNIRIRGLMGIATNTESEKQLKEEFYELKTFFDGIKLSFFRKDANFDTVSMGMSSDYEIAIEQGSNMIRLGSTIFGSRVIKHWKNN
- a CDS encoding GNAT family N-acetyltransferase, producing the protein MTINIRIAVKEDCPRLLELVNELAVYEKAPEEVTVTLQEFEEAGFGQTPVWRAFVAEANGLIVGFALYYTRFSTWKGCRMYLEDFIVTETMRGKGIGKLLFERTLAEAHEKGYSGVVWQVLDWNEPAINFYNKYNAKLEAGWLNASLPKEQLQHV
- a CDS encoding endonuclease MutS2, which encodes MLYPNNSIDKLGFTEVKELIKAHCLSIMGQQMVDKIQVMSNFDLIKKFLNQAAEFKNILQNDAALPIHHFFDIKSLANKAKLEGAFLTEDEFFQVLSSLTTVFAVIAYFNQREGQYPNLEALFEHLPIEKAIVKKIEQVIDAKGKIKPNASRELADITAGIAKAEQDARRKIDQIFKSASSNGWTADGSLTVRDGRLCIPLLAENKRKLKGFIHDESASGQTVYMEPEEVFTLNNLIRDLEFERRREIVKILTALTNELRPYVPLLLSYHSLLTKLDFVRAKALFAIDIEADMPQVVNEPSLKLTNARHPLLLLNFKKEGKTVVPLNLKIDEGTRVVVVSGPNAGGKSVCMKTVGLLQIMAQSGLLIPADEASEVGVFKQFFVDIGDDQSIESDLSTYSAHLSKMKTFVEQANGRSMILIDEFGTGTDPQFGGPIAEAVLESLNIKKVRGMVTTHYSNLKIFAGNTEGIENASMLFNNVEMQPLYILEIGKPGSSYAFEIAQKIGLPKQVLELAKNKISAGQKSVDTLLVGLEREKKEILDTRVKLERQQKHVNMLLSENEKLKSYLDENKKELIRKAKDEAKNIILNANKLVENTISEIKSSNADKETTRKLRDNLSRELEKNVVKPPVQKRAPEDDSEINIGDWVKLTDSETTGQVMEIAKDNIIIAIGDLRTVAKRKRVQKVSKSSIPKDIRRSFTSATNDFAGFNPEIDVRGMRTEDAIAAIERLFDRALMMGYGNLKILHGKGDGILRKMIRQYLKKYDQVDRLEDEHADRGGDGITYVYLK